The following proteins are co-located in the Microbacterium sp. Clip185 genome:
- a CDS encoding ABC-F family ATP-binding cassette domain-containing protein — MAHLLGGEALHLEYPTKVVFDSVSLGVNEGDRIGIVGRNGDGKSTLLGMLAGRTAPDSGRVTVRGGVSIGVLDQADTLVDGRTIGESVVGDRPEHEWAGDARARDVIAGLLGDLDWDADVATLSGGQRRRVALAALLAGDWDVIALDEPTNHLDVEAISWLAAHLKKRWPQNAGGLLVVTHDRWFLDEVCTMTWEVHDRIVEPFEGGYAAYILQRVERDRQAATIESKRQNLARKELAWLRRGAPARTSKPKFRIDAANELIADVPEIRDSVSLRSLAVARLGKDVVDLLDASVSYDDREVLHEVEWRIAPGERTGILGVNGAGKSTLLGLVSGEIAPTAGRVKRGKTVQVATLSQRMDELDEHLDSPVRVVLAGLRTTYSFGAGSKAQELTPGQLLERLGFSSAQLSTPVKDLSGGQKRRLQLLLVLLSQPNVLILDEPTNDLDTDMLAAMEDLLDSWPGTLVVVSHDRYFLERVTDQQYAILDGRFRHLPGGVDEYLRLRAAQPGSRSLSEERSNETKRGTPASSPTLAGAERRAAEKELSAIDRRLAKLQSEITALDARFADAHDDYDRLLELQRTRDGYVAEVATLEERWLELGEALDD, encoded by the coding sequence ATGGCTCATCTACTCGGCGGCGAAGCCCTTCATCTCGAATACCCGACGAAGGTCGTCTTCGACTCCGTCTCGCTCGGTGTGAACGAGGGCGATCGCATCGGCATCGTCGGCCGCAACGGCGACGGCAAGTCCACGCTGCTCGGCATGCTCGCCGGGCGCACCGCACCCGACAGCGGACGCGTCACCGTCCGCGGCGGCGTCAGCATCGGCGTTCTCGATCAGGCCGACACCCTCGTCGATGGGCGCACGATCGGCGAGAGCGTCGTCGGCGACCGCCCCGAGCACGAATGGGCCGGTGACGCCCGCGCGCGCGACGTCATCGCGGGGCTCCTCGGCGACCTCGACTGGGATGCGGATGTCGCGACCCTGTCCGGCGGACAGCGGCGACGCGTCGCGCTCGCGGCTCTGCTCGCCGGCGACTGGGACGTCATCGCCCTCGACGAGCCCACCAACCACCTCGATGTCGAGGCGATCAGCTGGCTCGCAGCGCACCTGAAGAAGCGGTGGCCGCAGAACGCCGGGGGCCTGCTCGTCGTGACGCACGACCGGTGGTTCCTCGATGAGGTGTGCACGATGACATGGGAGGTGCACGACCGCATCGTCGAGCCCTTCGAGGGCGGCTACGCCGCCTACATCCTGCAACGAGTGGAGCGCGACCGGCAGGCCGCGACGATCGAGTCGAAGCGGCAGAACCTGGCCCGTAAGGAGCTGGCCTGGCTGCGGCGCGGCGCGCCCGCGCGCACGTCGAAGCCGAAGTTCCGCATCGACGCGGCGAACGAGCTCATCGCCGACGTGCCCGAGATCCGCGACAGCGTCTCCCTGCGCTCCCTCGCCGTCGCGCGGCTCGGCAAGGACGTCGTGGACCTGCTCGACGCCTCCGTCTCGTACGACGATCGCGAGGTGCTGCATGAAGTCGAGTGGCGCATCGCGCCGGGCGAGCGCACCGGCATCCTCGGGGTGAACGGCGCCGGCAAGTCCACCCTGCTGGGGCTCGTCTCGGGTGAGATCGCACCCACCGCGGGGCGCGTGAAGCGCGGCAAGACCGTGCAGGTCGCGACACTCTCGCAGCGCATGGACGAGCTCGACGAGCACCTCGACTCCCCCGTGCGCGTCGTGCTCGCGGGCCTGCGGACGACGTACTCGTTCGGGGCAGGATCGAAGGCGCAAGAGCTTACCCCCGGTCAGCTGCTCGAGCGCCTGGGCTTCTCCAGCGCGCAGCTCTCAACGCCCGTGAAGGACCTCTCGGGCGGACAGAAGCGGCGCCTGCAGCTGCTGCTCGTGCTGCTCTCGCAGCCCAACGTGCTGATCCTCGACGAGCCGACCAACGACCTCGACACCGACATGCTCGCGGCGATGGAGGACCTGCTCGACTCGTGGCCGGGCACCCTCGTCGTCGTCTCGCACGACCGGTACTTCCTCGAGCGTGTCACCGACCAGCAGTACGCGATCCTCGACGGCCGCTTCCGGCACCTGCCGGGCGGCGTCGACGAGTATCTGCGTCTGCGTGCCGCGCAGCCCGGCTCCCGGTCGTTGAGCGAGGAGCGCAGCAACGAGACGAAACGTGGCACGCCCGCCTCATCGCCCACCCTCGCGGGCGCAGAGCGTCGCGCCGCCGAGAAGGAGCTCTCGGCGATCGACCGACGCCTCGCGAAGCTGCAGAGCGAGATCACCGCGCTCGACGCCCGGTTCGCCGACGCCCACGACGACTACGACCGGCTGCTCGAACTGCAGCGCACGCGTGACGGGTACGTCGCCGAGGTCGCAACCCTCGAAGAGCGCTGGCTGGAACTCGGCGAGGCGCTCGACGACTGA
- a CDS encoding FAD:protein FMN transferase, translating into MSELWRFDAIGTRWEIETAEPITDQTRTLIGAVIDGFDEEWSRFRPDSLVSRLAAHGGEAAAPADAVAMLDAYLELDAATAGAVNPLVGESLARRGYDAAYSFVDRGPSPAPSWQQVLEWDAQTLRLARPALLDVGALGKGRLVDLVAKILAGSVAGDFVVDASGDMAVRGGPVRVGLEHPFDPSRAIGVFEVEDAALCASATNRRAWGEGLHHVLDARTGVPVRTIAATWALASDAMHADAAATALFFDGGPELAADWGVSWVRMTTDGTVEWSVDQKAELFL; encoded by the coding sequence ATGTCCGAGCTGTGGCGGTTCGACGCGATCGGAACCCGATGGGAGATCGAGACCGCTGAGCCCATCACCGACCAGACCCGCACGCTCATCGGCGCCGTGATCGACGGCTTCGATGAGGAGTGGTCGCGGTTCCGCCCGGACTCCCTCGTGAGCCGCCTCGCCGCCCACGGCGGCGAGGCGGCCGCGCCGGCGGATGCGGTCGCGATGCTCGACGCCTACCTCGAGCTCGATGCGGCGACGGCGGGAGCGGTGAACCCCTTGGTGGGCGAGAGTCTCGCTCGTCGCGGATACGACGCCGCCTACTCGTTCGTCGACCGCGGGCCTTCTCCTGCCCCGTCGTGGCAGCAGGTGCTTGAGTGGGACGCCCAGACGCTGCGGCTCGCCCGACCGGCGCTGCTGGATGTGGGTGCCCTCGGCAAGGGCCGCCTCGTCGACCTCGTCGCCAAGATCCTCGCGGGATCCGTCGCCGGCGACTTCGTGGTCGACGCGAGCGGAGACATGGCGGTTCGCGGCGGTCCCGTGCGCGTCGGTCTCGAGCATCCTTTCGACCCCTCCCGGGCGATCGGTGTCTTCGAGGTCGAGGATGCGGCGCTGTGCGCGTCCGCGACGAACCGCCGCGCGTGGGGCGAGGGCCTCCACCACGTGCTCGATGCCCGCACCGGCGTTCCGGTGCGCACGATCGCCGCCACGTGGGCGCTGGCATCCGATGCGATGCACGCCGACGCGGCGGCGACCGCACTCTTCTTCGACGGCGGCCCCGAATTGGCCGCCGACTGGGGCGTGTCGTGGGTGAGGATGACCACCGACGGCACCGTCGAATGGTCCGTTGACCAGAAAGCCGAGTTGTTCCTGTGA
- the glmU gene encoding bifunctional UDP-N-acetylglucosamine diphosphorylase/glucosamine-1-phosphate N-acetyltransferase GlmU, protein MSESLKAPLAVIVLAAGQGTRMRSRLPKVLHPLAGQPLVGHVLRTARVLEPARVAVVVRHERALVAEAVAALAPDAVVVDQDEIPGTGRAVELGLAGLDTFEGDVLVLSGDVPLLEAETLQALVETHRAREAAVTLLSAVLSDPTGYGRVLRDASGDVERIVEQKDATDHEAEVAEINAGVYVFRAEALRRHLPEVGQANAQGEKYLTDVVALARRAGERIAVGQSPDPAAALGVNDRVQLAEAARILNARTVRRWQMAGASILDPATTWIDVDATLAEDVTVLPGTYLLGATSVAAGATIGPDTSLTDCEVGEDAVVRRTDATLAVIGPRASVGPFAYLRPGTTLAADGKIGTFVETKNSQIGEGSKVPHLSYIGDTTIGRGVNLGAGAITANYDDIAKHRTEIGDEVHSGSHNVFVAPVKIGDGAKTGAGAVIRKDVPAGALALSVAPQRNVEGWVENNRPGTAAADAAKRARTAQEAGDGTQR, encoded by the coding sequence ATGTCGGAATCGCTCAAGGCACCGCTCGCCGTCATCGTCCTCGCCGCCGGTCAGGGAACGCGCATGCGCTCCCGCCTCCCCAAGGTGCTGCACCCGCTCGCCGGACAACCCCTCGTGGGTCACGTGCTGCGCACGGCCCGCGTGCTCGAGCCCGCTCGTGTGGCGGTCGTGGTGCGCCACGAGCGGGCGCTCGTCGCCGAGGCTGTCGCCGCCCTCGCTCCCGACGCGGTGGTCGTGGATCAGGACGAGATCCCCGGCACCGGCCGCGCCGTGGAGCTCGGACTCGCCGGCCTCGACACCTTCGAGGGAGACGTGCTCGTGCTCAGCGGCGATGTGCCGCTGCTCGAGGCCGAGACGCTGCAGGCCCTGGTCGAGACCCACCGGGCGCGCGAGGCGGCCGTGACACTGCTCAGCGCGGTCCTCAGCGACCCCACCGGCTACGGCCGGGTGCTGCGCGATGCCTCCGGCGACGTCGAGCGCATCGTCGAGCAGAAGGACGCCACCGACCACGAGGCCGAGGTCGCCGAGATCAACGCGGGCGTGTACGTCTTCCGCGCCGAGGCGCTGCGCCGGCACCTCCCCGAGGTCGGCCAGGCCAACGCCCAGGGGGAGAAGTACCTCACGGACGTGGTGGCGCTGGCCCGCCGCGCCGGGGAGCGCATCGCCGTCGGACAGTCGCCCGACCCGGCCGCCGCCCTCGGCGTCAACGACCGGGTGCAGCTCGCCGAGGCCGCCCGCATCCTCAACGCCCGCACCGTGCGCCGCTGGCAGATGGCGGGCGCCAGCATCCTGGATCCCGCGACGACGTGGATCGACGTCGACGCGACCCTCGCCGAGGATGTGACGGTGCTGCCGGGCACGTATCTGCTGGGGGCGACGTCGGTCGCCGCGGGCGCGACGATCGGTCCCGACACGAGCCTCACCGACTGCGAGGTCGGGGAGGATGCGGTCGTCCGCCGCACGGATGCGACCCTCGCCGTCATCGGCCCGCGCGCGAGCGTCGGACCGTTCGCCTACCTCCGCCCCGGCACGACGCTCGCCGCCGACGGCAAGATCGGCACCTTCGTCGAGACGAAGAACTCGCAGATCGGCGAGGGCAGCAAGGTGCCCCACCTCTCCTACATCGGCGACACGACGATCGGCCGCGGCGTCAACCTCGGCGCCGGCGCGATCACCGCGAACTACGACGACATCGCCAAGCACCGCACCGAGATCGGTGACGAGGTGCACAGCGGCTCGCACAATGTGTTCGTGGCGCCGGTTAAGATCGGAGACGGCGCGAAAACCGGTGCCGGAGCTGTCATCCGCAAGGATGTTCCGGCCGGTGCCCTGGCTCTCAGCGTCGCCCCTCAGCGCAACGTCGAGGGATGGGTCGAGAACAACAGGCCGGGCACGGCCGCAGCTGATGCGGCGAAGCGCGCACGGACCGCACAGGAAGCTGGCGATGGCACGCAAAGATAA
- a CDS encoding FAD-dependent oxidoreductase: protein MIASFTAGANRVTALFGRLSMYRLVQLALGVLAAIAFVLSFAGLVVPTPWELLATALVLVVVGVLADTTAQRLLRLPLRTESTLITSVILLFVLRPTVEPMGLVGIAIAALAASVSKYLLAWRGRHIFNPAAVGATVVTIVSALLPLDSGIGGSAWWVGTPVLFGPVLLLGLIVLWRTEKIRVVGLFFVVAVAVNLIRVFVQYQQSGLAIDAGTVIGQVLTASPFLFLGAFMLSEPLTLPPRRWQQYTVAAVVGVLAGWPIPVGYMTLGQERALLIGNLIAFLLCLRQAVRLTLVERHSPSPTVRELVFRAERGLAFRAGQYLELDVPHRRADARGTRREFSIVSAPEDLPTVRVAYRDGVGPQSSYKKALGEVQPGKKLAVTGIWGDFVLPKDTSRPVLLVAAGIGVTPFVSQLRHLAASGVRRDIVLVFVASDAGQLVFRDDLAASGVPVVVFTPDDPGTLPANWTWAGPDRIDAGHLARVVPDIGQRHAYVSGPPRLIADLAPALEKARGITTDAFSGY from the coding sequence GTGATCGCCTCCTTCACCGCCGGCGCGAATCGGGTCACCGCCCTCTTCGGGCGCCTGTCGATGTACCGGCTCGTTCAGCTCGCGCTGGGCGTGCTCGCCGCCATCGCCTTCGTCCTCTCGTTCGCGGGCCTCGTCGTCCCCACGCCGTGGGAGCTGCTGGCCACCGCCCTCGTGCTGGTCGTGGTCGGCGTCCTCGCCGACACCACGGCGCAGCGACTGCTGCGGCTGCCCCTGCGCACCGAGTCCACGCTCATCACCTCCGTGATCCTGCTGTTCGTGCTGCGCCCGACCGTCGAGCCCATGGGACTGGTGGGCATCGCGATCGCGGCGCTGGCCGCATCCGTATCCAAGTACCTGCTCGCGTGGCGCGGCCGCCATATCTTCAACCCGGCGGCCGTGGGGGCGACGGTCGTCACGATCGTCTCCGCGCTGCTGCCGCTGGATTCGGGCATCGGCGGTTCGGCCTGGTGGGTGGGAACCCCCGTGCTGTTCGGTCCGGTGCTGCTGCTCGGGCTCATCGTGCTCTGGCGCACCGAGAAGATCCGCGTCGTCGGGCTCTTCTTCGTGGTCGCCGTCGCCGTCAACCTGATCCGTGTCTTCGTCCAGTATCAGCAGTCCGGTCTCGCGATCGATGCGGGCACCGTGATCGGGCAGGTGCTGACCGCATCCCCGTTCCTGTTCCTCGGCGCCTTCATGCTCTCCGAGCCGTTGACGCTGCCGCCGCGGCGCTGGCAGCAGTACACGGTGGCTGCCGTCGTGGGGGTGCTGGCGGGCTGGCCCATCCCGGTCGGTTACATGACGCTGGGCCAGGAGCGGGCGCTGCTCATCGGCAACCTGATCGCGTTCCTGCTCTGCCTGCGTCAGGCCGTGCGGCTGACGCTCGTGGAGCGGCACTCGCCGAGCCCGACGGTTCGGGAGCTGGTGTTCCGCGCCGAGCGCGGTCTCGCCTTCCGGGCGGGCCAGTATCTCGAGCTCGATGTGCCCCACCGTCGCGCCGACGCGCGCGGAACCCGACGCGAGTTCAGCATCGTCTCCGCACCGGAGGACCTGCCGACGGTGCGTGTCGCCTATCGCGACGGCGTGGGGCCGCAGAGCTCGTACAAGAAGGCGCTCGGCGAGGTGCAGCCGGGCAAGAAGCTGGCCGTCACGGGCATCTGGGGCGACTTCGTTCTACCCAAGGACACCTCGCGGCCCGTGCTGCTCGTAGCCGCAGGTATCGGCGTGACGCCCTTCGTGTCGCAACTGCGTCATCTCGCGGCCAGCGGGGTCCGGCGCGACATCGTGCTCGTGTTCGTGGCGTCGGATGCCGGTCAGCTCGTGTTCCGCGACGACCTCGCCGCATCCGGGGTTCCGGTGGTCGTGTTCACTCCCGACGACCCGGGGACTCTGCCCGCGAACTGGACGTGGGCAGGTCCGGATCGCATCGATGCCGGGCACCTCGCCCGTGTCGTTCCCGACATCGGCCAGCGTCACGCGTACGTGTCGGGCCCGCCGCGGCTGATCGCCGACCTCGCGCCGGCGCTCGAGAAGGCCCGCGGCATCACGACAGACGCCTTCAGCGGCTACTGA
- a CDS encoding ribose-phosphate diphosphokinase: protein MARKDKTVDLDRERGIAPGLVAKTKKRLVVASGRSHPELATEVATQLGTQLVPTEYRTFASGEILTRFEVSIRGCDFFLLQSFGPPVNEWLMETLIMLDAAKRASAKRITVVAPYFPYSRQDKKGRGREPISARLVADLLKTAGADRVMSVDLHAAQIQGFFDGPVDHLFAKPVLLEYFERTLTPEDRAKLTVVSPDTGRVRVADTWSDSLGAPLAIIHKRRDPNVANQVTVNEIVGSVAGRVCLLVDDMIDTGGTIVKAAQALKASGAERVIVAATHAVFSDPATERLQDASIDEVVVTDTIPLPEEKRFPALTVLPIAPLLGRAIREVFEDGSVTSMFDGAA from the coding sequence ATGGCACGCAAAGATAAGACGGTCGATCTGGATCGCGAGCGCGGAATCGCTCCGGGACTGGTCGCCAAGACCAAGAAGCGTCTCGTCGTGGCTTCGGGGCGTTCGCACCCCGAGCTGGCGACGGAAGTCGCCACCCAGCTGGGCACGCAGCTCGTACCCACCGAGTACCGCACGTTCGCGTCGGGTGAGATCCTGACCCGCTTCGAGGTCTCGATCCGCGGCTGCGACTTCTTCCTGCTGCAGAGCTTCGGCCCGCCGGTGAACGAGTGGCTCATGGAGACGCTCATCATGCTGGATGCTGCCAAGCGCGCATCCGCCAAGCGCATCACCGTCGTCGCGCCGTACTTCCCCTACTCCCGCCAGGACAAGAAGGGCCGCGGTCGCGAGCCGATCAGCGCGCGCCTGGTCGCCGACCTGCTGAAGACCGCGGGCGCCGACCGCGTCATGAGCGTCGACCTGCACGCTGCGCAGATCCAGGGCTTCTTCGACGGCCCCGTCGACCACCTGTTCGCGAAGCCCGTGCTGCTCGAGTACTTCGAGCGCACCCTGACCCCCGAGGACCGCGCGAAGCTGACGGTCGTCTCGCCGGACACCGGCCGGGTGCGGGTGGCCGACACATGGTCGGACAGCCTCGGCGCGCCGCTGGCGATCATCCACAAGCGTCGGGACCCCAACGTCGCCAACCAGGTGACGGTCAACGAGATCGTCGGTTCGGTCGCCGGGCGCGTGTGCCTGCTGGTGGACGACATGATCGACACCGGCGGCACGATCGTCAAGGCCGCACAGGCGCTCAAGGCGAGCGGTGCCGAACGCGTCATCGTGGCGGCCACGCACGCTGTCTTCAGCGACCCGGCGACCGAGCGCTTGCAGGATGCGTCGATCGACGAGGTCGTGGTCACCGACACGATCCCGCTTCCCGAAGAGAAGCGCTTCCCGGCGCTGACCGTGCTGCCGATCGCGCCGCTCCTGGGCCGCGCGATCCGCGAGGTCTTCGAGGACGGGTCGGTCACGAGCATGTTCGACGGCGCTGCCTGA
- a CDS encoding FMN-binding protein: MIRTNAVPRPVRTAAAVIGVAGAFALAGCSSQAATTDTGSSDAPATSSTPMSTGSSGSDSSSSSSSGTYKDGTYTAEGSYQTPETVEKITVKVTLADDTITAVDVTGDPQARESQQYQGQFIGGISDEVVGKKIDDIKVSRVAGSSLTSGGFNQAIEEIKTEAKS; this comes from the coding sequence ATGATCCGCACGAACGCCGTACCCCGCCCCGTCCGCACTGCCGCCGCCGTCATCGGCGTCGCCGGAGCCTTCGCCCTTGCGGGCTGCTCCTCGCAGGCCGCAACCACCGACACCGGCTCGAGCGATGCTCCCGCGACCTCGAGCACCCCGATGAGCACGGGCTCGTCGGGGTCGGATTCCAGCTCCAGCTCCAGCTCGGGCACGTACAAGGACGGCACCTACACCGCCGAGGGCTCCTACCAGACGCCCGAGACGGTCGAGAAGATCACCGTCAAGGTGACGCTCGCGGATGACACCATCACCGCCGTCGACGTGACCGGCGACCCGCAGGCGCGCGAGTCGCAGCAGTACCAGGGCCAGTTCATCGGCGGCATCTCGGACGAGGTCGTCGGCAAGAAGATCGACGACATCAAGGTCAGCCGGGTGGCCGGGTCGTCGCTCACGAGCGGCGGCTTCAACCAGGCCATCGAGGAGATCAAGACCGAAGCCAAGAGCTGA
- a CDS encoding NAD-dependent epimerase/dehydratase family protein: protein MQRALVVGGTGLLGYHTTQELLRRGYRVATLALPATDAPELPVEVDAHWGDLNLMTDGELTDLLTGTDAVFFAMGADERTLPPAPASRFYYEANVVPTQRLARLARAAGVQRFIVFGSDTAEWGERWPELGFRTRNAYPRSRYAQEEVAVLEGDGAMDVMVLRLPYIFGIVAGQRPRWQAVLDAVAASAGPIPVLGGSTSAVTVRQVAQAAVGAMERGTHGSRYTLSAYELSHSQFLELCCEAVGRDPHDVAVVPLGDLLPTSEAREAEVQAVGREFGLHPADTALLGEKRAVGDVADTIALDVEPDDVLGEIRACLAWCVEHPREAVPA from the coding sequence GCTATCGGGTCGCGACGCTCGCGCTGCCCGCGACCGACGCGCCGGAGCTGCCGGTGGAGGTCGACGCCCACTGGGGCGATCTGAACCTGATGACCGACGGCGAGCTCACCGATCTGCTCACCGGCACGGATGCGGTGTTCTTCGCGATGGGTGCCGATGAGCGCACCCTGCCGCCGGCACCCGCATCCCGCTTCTACTACGAGGCCAATGTCGTCCCGACGCAGCGCCTCGCGCGCCTCGCCCGCGCGGCCGGGGTGCAGCGCTTCATCGTCTTCGGCTCCGACACCGCCGAGTGGGGGGAGCGCTGGCCCGAACTCGGGTTCCGCACCCGCAACGCGTACCCGCGCTCCCGCTACGCGCAGGAGGAGGTCGCCGTGCTCGAGGGTGACGGCGCGATGGACGTCATGGTGCTGCGCCTGCCGTACATCTTCGGCATCGTGGCGGGGCAGCGCCCCCGCTGGCAGGCCGTGCTGGATGCGGTCGCGGCCAGCGCCGGGCCGATCCCGGTGCTGGGAGGGTCCACGTCCGCCGTCACGGTGCGCCAGGTCGCGCAGGCCGCCGTCGGTGCGATGGAGCGCGGGACGCACGGCAGCAGGTACACGCTGAGTGCCTACGAGCTGAGCCACTCCCAGTTCCTCGAACTGTGCTGCGAAGCGGTCGGTCGCGACCCGCACGATGTCGCGGTGGTGCCGCTGGGTGATCTGCTTCCCACCTCCGAGGCGCGCGAGGCCGAGGTGCAGGCGGTCGGACGCGAGTTCGGCCTGCATCCCGCCGACACGGCGCTGCTCGGGGAGAAGCGCGCGGTGGGGGATGTGGCCGACACGATCGCCCTCGACGTCGAACCCGACGATGTGCTGGGCGAGATCCGTGCCTGCCTCGCCTGGTGCGTCGAGCACCCGCGCGAGGCCGTGCCCGCCTGA
- a CDS encoding MarR family winged helix-turn-helix transcriptional regulator, translated as MATESDEVDRIVGSWTTQRPDLDFSPLEVLSRVDRLSRHLDRARREAFRRSDLEPWEWDVLSALRRSGEPYQLSPKQLLQQTLVSSGTMTNRIDRLVGRRLVRREADPADGRSVHVILTDEGRTRVDAAITRLVDAEALLLQRLSRSDRDRLAALLRKLSLGFDT; from the coding sequence ATGGCGACAGAGAGCGACGAGGTCGACCGCATCGTCGGGTCGTGGACGACCCAGCGGCCGGACCTCGACTTCTCGCCGCTCGAGGTGCTCTCGCGCGTCGACCGCCTGTCGCGCCACCTCGACCGCGCCCGGCGCGAGGCGTTCCGCCGCAGCGACCTGGAACCGTGGGAGTGGGATGTGCTCTCCGCGCTGCGGCGCTCCGGTGAGCCGTACCAGCTCAGCCCCAAGCAGCTGCTGCAGCAGACGCTCGTCTCCAGCGGCACCATGACCAACCGCATCGACCGGCTCGTGGGGCGTCGACTCGTCCGCCGCGAGGCGGATCCCGCCGACGGACGCAGCGTGCACGTCATCCTCACCGACGAGGGCCGCACCCGCGTCGATGCCGCCATCACCCGCCTGGTCGATGCGGAGGCGCTGCTGCTGCAGCGACTGTCCCGCAGCGACCGGGACCGCCTCGCCGCCCTGCTGCGCAAACTCTCCCTGGGATTCGACACATGA
- a CDS encoding SDR family oxidoreductase, which translates to MHADLPLSGRTALVTGVSRRRGIGYAVARSLAARGAHLVIQHHRPHDVDQPWGADDLDAVRAGIGAELVSGATLTDIGADLADEGAIARVMDAAAAATGAVDILVCNHAKSGDDGSILDMTPERLDAFWQVNARSTLLLTADFARRKAPGQHEQRRPGERVSGAKPFAEPQGHVIWMTSGQIHGPMRGEIAYATSKAALAGITPSVAAELLELGIVLNTVNPGPVNTGYLDAETADRPLDGIEEYLRTTPFGRFGRPEDAAELIGWLTSPAGSWVVGQVLTGDGGFSLG; encoded by the coding sequence ATGCATGCAGATCTTCCCCTGAGTGGCCGCACCGCTCTCGTCACCGGCGTCTCCCGCCGTCGCGGCATCGGCTACGCCGTCGCCCGCTCACTCGCCGCCCGCGGCGCGCACCTCGTCATCCAGCACCACCGCCCGCACGACGTCGACCAGCCATGGGGAGCCGACGATCTCGACGCGGTCCGCGCCGGCATCGGCGCCGAGCTCGTCTCCGGAGCGACGCTGACCGACATCGGCGCGGATCTCGCCGACGAGGGCGCGATCGCCCGGGTGATGGATGCGGCCGCCGCTGCGACCGGCGCCGTCGACATCCTCGTCTGCAATCACGCCAAGAGCGGCGACGACGGCAGCATCCTCGATATGACGCCCGAGCGTCTCGACGCGTTCTGGCAGGTGAACGCGCGCTCGACGCTGCTGCTGACCGCCGACTTCGCCCGCCGCAAGGCTCCGGGCCAGCACGAGCAGCGGCGGCCCGGAGAGCGCGTGAGCGGCGCGAAGCCGTTCGCGGAGCCGCAGGGGCACGTCATCTGGATGACCTCCGGTCAGATCCACGGGCCGATGCGAGGAGAGATCGCCTACGCCACGAGCAAGGCCGCGCTCGCGGGGATCACACCGTCCGTCGCCGCCGAGCTGCTGGAGTTGGGAATCGTGCTCAACACCGTGAACCCCGGTCCGGTGAACACGGGCTACTTGGACGCCGAGACCGCAGATCGTCCCCTGGACGGCATCGAGGAGTATCTGCGCACGACCCCGTTCGGACGCTTCGGTCGGCCCGAGGATGCGGCCGAGCTCATCGGATGGCTCACGAGCCCGGCCGGAAGCTGGGTGGTGGGTCAGGTGCTCACCGGCGACGGAGGCTTCTCGCTGGGCTGA